From a single Triplophysa rosa linkage group LG1, Trosa_1v2, whole genome shotgun sequence genomic region:
- the LOC130551395 gene encoding uncharacterized protein LOC130551395 → MDKLIHLILLSGLVCIPGSLADNLALKGTVTQSSTQSAWVAQRAIDGKRYGSAFCSATANESNPWWRLDLLDVYNISTVIITARSDCCPERINGAEIRIGNSLDNNGNNNPICAVTSGFLAGHTISYSCHGMEGRYVNVVMTGITSHLALCEVEVFGTENLALKGTVTQSSTYYTMVAQHAIDGKRYGPGPYCFATSTQSDPWWRLDLLEVVNISTVVITALNNLFYQTSGAEIRIGNSLDNNGNNNTICAVTPDPLTENTVSYSCHGMEGRYVNVVMTGQTNNLALCEVEVYGTENLAFRGAATHSSTPWEAPRAIDGERYGLDTYTYCSATTSESNPWWRLAIQDYYDIDTVIITARSDCCEDQTNGAEIRIGNSLENNGNNNPICAVTSGFLNGNTVSYSCHGMMGRYVNVVMTGSTSALALCEVEVYGKHHMRKIFLRLKFSSSVDVAAESDEVLHQLQSALASHISDFNLSWTQLPEREEEEQTEDGGEYNSVQFTSFNPALSQSSFTEKKEEQKEAENRTVHK, encoded by the exons ATGGACAAACTCATTCATCTGATCTTACTCTCTG GTCTTGTTTGTATTCCAGGTAGTTTGGCAG ACAATTTAGCATTGAAAGGAACAGTGACACAGTCATCTACACAGTCTGCCTGGGTAGCTCAACGTGCCATAGATGGTAAAAGATACGGATCTGCATTCTGCTCTGCTACAGCCAATGAGAGTAACCCATGGTGGAGGTTGGATCTCTTGGATGTTTATAACATTAGTACAGTGATCATCACTGCTCGATCAGACTGCTGTCCTGAACGAATCAATGGAGCAGAGATTCGTATTGGAAACTCACTGGACAACAATGGAAACAACAATCCCAT atgtGCTGTAACTTCTGGTTTTCTAGCTGGTCACACCATCAGTTACTCGTGTCATGGGATGGAGGGACGTTATGTGAATGTGGTCATGACTGGAATTACATCTCATCTCGCTCTGTGCGAGGTGGAGGTCTTTGGAACAG agaatttagcattgAAGGGAACAGTTACACAGTCATCTACATATTACACCATGGTAGCTCAACATGCCATAGATGGTAAAAGATACGGCCCAGGTCCATACTGCTTTGCTACATCAACTCAAAGTGACCCATGGTGGAGGTTGGATCTTCTGGAAGTTGTTAACATTAGTACAGTGGTCATCACTGCTCTTAACAACCTGTTTTATCAAACCAGTGGAGCAGAGATTCGTATTGGAAACTCACTGGACAACAATGGAAACAACAATACCAT ATGTGCTGTAACACCTGATCCTCTAACTGAGAATACTGTCAGTTACTCATGTCATGGGATGGAGGGACGTTATGTGAATGTGGTCATGACTGGACAGACAAATAATCTTGCTCTGTGTGAGGTGGAGGTCTATGGAACAG agaatttagcattCAGAGGAGCAGCTACACATTCATCTACCCCCTGGGAAGCTCCACGTGCCATAGATGGTGAAAGATACGGCCTAGATACTTATACATACTGCTCTGCTACAACATCTGAGAGTAACCCATGGTGGAGGTTGGCTATTCAGGATTATTATGACATTGATACAGTCATCATCACTGCTAGATCAGACTGCTGTGAGGATCAAACCAACGGAGCAGAGATTCGTATTGGAAACTCACTGGAAAACAACGGAAACAACAATCCCAT atgtGCTGTGACTTCTGGTTTTCTAAACGGTAACACCGTCAGTTACTCATGTCATGGGATGATGGGACGTTATGTGAATGTGGTCATGACTGGAAGCACATCTGCTCTGGCTCTATGTGAAGTGGAGGTCTATGGAAAAC accacatgagaaaaatctttctaCGGCTGAAGTTCTCCTCCAGTGTTGATGTAGCTGCTGAGAGCGATGAAGTCCTCCATCAG CTGCAGTCTGCTCTGGCATCACACATCTCTGATTTTAATCTGTCCTGGACACAACTACctgagagagaagaagaggaaCAGACGGAGGACGGAGGCGAGTacaattcagttcaattcacTTCATTTAATCCTGCATTGtctcaaagcagctttacagaaaagaaagaagaaCAGAAAGAGGCAGAAAACCGTACAGTACACAAATAG
- the LOC130551403 gene encoding uncharacterized protein K02A2.6-like translates to MERVKPPDAVNWTGNVDFAGPQSIEVFNTLVFDREEDKSNYDVVIGKFDVHCSPKKNETFESEQAQQHAKTFSDNTKTSGGESSSVAAVTGKMQKYISRKMTQRRQNEMFNCKRCGKRHQPKQCPAYGKACAKCGGQNHFAKQCFSKGKQHGSGHVHTVEETALSDTFFVGMVEQIDSFQRSSENTEVNRVVKEKWIEALEINGLKVSIKLDTGAKANLISEQDIREMRIKPHINQKTVQLKAYNGHLIETKGTCKLKVKVKNREYHLMFVVVPDGHDSVLGDTACEDLGLVKRVYNIEGANTQDRVNNLVKQFPDIFEGFGVLPLTYKIQLKEDAKPVVHAPRRVPAPLREKLKTELERMTLMGVIEKVEKPTEWVNSMVCVKKTNGDLRVCMDPKDLNANIQREHYQIPTREEIISEMGGAKFFTKLDASQGFWQLKLHEDSTHYCTFNTPFGRYSFLRMPFGISSAPEVFHKAMEHMIEGIQGVRVYVDDIILWGSTIEQHNERLMEVLQRVQNYGLKLNKEKCQFGVKEITFLGDKLSERGVKPDQSKIQAILNMPRPTDKKAVQRVMGMINFIGKFIPNLSSKTVYMREMLQNKTEFKWTDNHESEWDRLKTLLTTEPVLTFFDPTKRIKISTDASKDGLGAVLLQAEGENWRPVVYASRTMTSAECRYAQIEKECLGLVYGVEKFHSYVYGLPTFVAETDHKPLIAIIKKNLNEMSPRIQRLMMKLQRYDFDLIYTPGKYIVLADALSRATTQREKSHERSTEADVTLHVSMVADALPVSDAKSKQIAAETEKDKDLQMVIKHLNEGWPRGTCSQYYNIRTELSVVKGLLLRQNRIVIPQSLRPDMMRRLHEGHLGAEKCKRRARIAVYWPRMNGDIDRMVSSCEICLKHQAKQQKEPMIIIQPPSEPWQ, encoded by the exons ATGGAAAGAGTGAAACCGCCTGACGCTGTGAACTGGACTGGAAATGTCGATT TTGCGGGACCCCAATCGATAGAAGTGTTCAACACGCTCGTGTTTGATAGAGAAGAGGATAAAAGCAACTACGACGTGGTGATTGGAAAATTTGACGTCCACTGTTCGCCGAAAAAGAACGAGACCTTTGAAAG TGAACAAGCTCAGCAGCATGCTAAAACCTTCAgtgacaacacaaaaacaagtgGAGGTGAAAGTTCATCTGTAGCAGCAGTGACaggaaaaatgcaaaaatacatCTCAAGAAAAATGACACAAAGAAGGCAGAACGAAATGTTTAATTGCAAGAGATGTGGCAAAAGACACCAGCCAAAACAGTGCCCAGCCTATGGCAAAGCCTGTGCCAAATGTGGAGGACAGAATCACTTTGCAAAACAATGCTTTTCCAAAGGAAAACAACATGGAAGTGGAcatgtccatacagtggaagaaACAGCCCTCAGTGACACATTCTTTGTTGGCATGGTGGAACAAATAGACTCATTTCAAAGGAGTTCAGAGAATACGGAAGTGAATAGAGTTGTAAAAGAAAAGTGGATAGAAGCTCTGGAAATAAACGGATTAAAAGTGTCAATAAAGCTGGACACAGGAGCTAAAGCCAACTTGATTTCTGAGCAAGACATACGAGAAATGAGAATAAAGCCACACATTAATCAGAAAACTGTACAACTAAAAGCGTACAATGGACATTTAATTGAAACAAAAGGAACATGCAAACTCAAGGTAAAGGTGAAAAACAGAGAATATCATCTCATGTTTGTAGTGGTTCCAGACGGACACGATTCTGTGTTAGGAGACACAGCATGCGAAGACCTAGGCTTAGTAAAAAGAGTGTACAACATAGAAGGAGCAAACACACAGGACAGAGTAAATAACCTAGTGAAACAGTTTCCTGACATCTTTGAAGGGTTTGGTGTGCTACCATTAACGTATAAGATACAGTTGAAAGAAGATGCAAAGCCAGTTGTTCATGCACCGAGACGGGTTCCTGCTCCACTACGAGAAAAGCTAAAAACAGAGCTAGAAAGGATGACATTAATGGGAGTCATAGAAAAAGTGGAAAAACCAACAGAATGGGTGAATTCCATGGTCtgtgtgaaaaaaacaaatggTGATCTACGTGTGTGTATGGACCCAAAAGACTTAAATGCAAACATACAGAGGGAACATTATCAGATTCCAACACGGGAAGAAATTATAAGTGAAATGGGAGGTGCAAAATTCTTCACAAAACTGGATGCATCCCAGGGCTTTTGGCAACTGAAACTGCACGAAGACAGCACACATTATTGCACATTTAACACTCCTTTCGGTCGGTATTCTTTTTTGAGGATGCCTTTTGGAATCTCTTCGGCTCCGGAAGTATTTCATAAAGCAATGGAGCACATGATTGAGGGAATACAAGGAGTGCGCGTCTATGTGGACGACATAATATTGTGGGGATCCACAATTGAGCAGCATAATGAGAGGCTGATGGAAGTACTACAGCGAGTACAGAACTACGGGCTGAAACTGAATAAAGAAAAGTGTCAGTTTGGAGTAAAGGAAATCACATTTCTGGGAGACAAGTTGTCAGAGAGAGGTGTTAAACCAGATCAGAGTAAGATACAAGCGATTCTTAACATGCCCAGACCCACCGACAAGAAGGCTGTACAACGAGTGATGGGGATGATCAACTTCATTGGAAAGTTCATACCGAATCTCTCTTCAAAGACAGTGTACATGAGAGAAATGttgcaaaacaaaactgaattCAAGTGGACAGACAATCATGAGAGTGAATGGGATCGCTTAAAGACTCTTCTAACTACAGAACCAGTACTGACTTTCTTTGATCCAACAAAAAGGATAAAGATTTCAACAGATGCATCTAAGGATGGATTAGGAGCGGTGCTTCTGCAAGCAGAGGGAGAAAACTGGAGGCCAGTTGTATATGCCTCAAGAACGATGACTTCAGCGGAGTGTCGATACGCTCAAATAGAAAAAGAATGCCTTGGATTGGTGTATGGAGTGGAAAAGTTTCACAGCTACGTGTACGGACTTCCAACTTTTGTGGCAGAGACGGACCACAAACCATTAATAGCCATCATCAAGAAAAACTTGAATGAGATGTCCCCAAGAATACAACGGCTGATGATGAAGCTTCAAAGGTACGATTTTGATTTAATCTACACACCAGGAAAGTACATAGTGCTGGCAGATGCCCTGTCCAGAGCAACTACGCAAAGAGAAAAATCTCATGAGAGATCCACAGAGGCTGATGTGACTCTTCATGTAAGCATGGTCGCAGATGCTCTTCCAGTATCCGATGCGAAGTCCAAGCAAATTGCAGCTGAGACAGAAAAAGACAAGGATCTACAAATGGTCATTAAACATCTGAATGAGGGATGGCCAAGAGGAACGTGTTCTCAGTACTACAACATAAGAACAGAACTGAGTGTTGTCAAAGGACTGTTACTGAGACAAAACAGAATAGTTATACCTCAATCACTGAGACCGGATATGATGAGAAGACTTCATGAGGGGCACCTAGGAGCAGAAAAGTGCAAGAGGAGAGCCAGAATAGCTGTCTATTGGCCAAGGATGAATGGTGACATTGACAGAATGGTGTCAAGCTGTGAGATCTGCTTAAAGCATCAAGCAAAGCAGCAAAAGGAGCCAATGATCATAATACAACCACCTTCAGAGCCATGGCAGTAA